The stretch of DNA CGCTCGGGATCGTCCTCCCAGAGATCGCCGATGTCGCCCGGATAGCGTTCCTTGCCGGCGTCGAGTTCGACCTCACCCACGGCGTCCAACCGATAGGAGTCGAGCTCGGTGAACTGGGTGCGCTGGTAGGCGTACAGCAGATCGAACACCACCCGTCCTTTGACGTTCGGCCCCTGCCAGTCCGATCGCCAGACTTCGTTCACCCGTGAGAGGCGATCGGGGTCGAGGTCGTGTTCCTCACAGCCCGCGCCCCCGAGCTCTTCGAGCCGGTCGATGAAGTACGGCGCGTCGAAATCGGTGAAGTTCCAGCCGGTCATGACGTCCGGATCGGTGTCCTCGATGTAGTCGAGAAACGCCGCGAGCATCGCCTCCTCGGTGTCGAATCGGTACACGTCGGCGTCGATCTCGTCGTCCTCGCTGCCACTCTCGCTGCTGTCGCCGCTGCCGCCGTCGATCGCCTCGTACCCCGCGAGCTCCTCGGGCCCCATCTCGCCGCCAGGCGCTTCGTAGAGCCAGACGGCGTACTCGTCGCGGGCGGAGTCGTGACTCGACAGACAGACGATGGTCTCCTCGCCGTCCTCGGGGAACCCCGAGCGGTCGTCGACCTCGATGTCGAAGGTGCAGACCCGGGCTTCGGCTTGCATCTCGATCGGTTCGACCTCGTCGAGGGGAACGACGAGCGCGTCGTCCGTCGCCCGTCGTTCGGGGACCCGAAGACCGCTCGTCACGTCCGTGTCGATCAGGAACCGGTTCGGGAACAGCACGTCGGCCTCGTAGTGATCGAACCGATCCCGAATCTGGCCGACATCGCGCGGGGTCTGGCCGAAGATCTTGGTGAGTGACTCGCCACGAATGCTCTCGTAGGCGTCGCCCTCGACGGCCGACTCCTCCCAACCGGTGATTCGATCGTGATCGAGCCGGTCGTCGTCCTCGTCGAGCGATGCGGTCGGCGCGTAGAAATAGGGCCGAAACCCGTGAACGCGGACGTGTTCGACCTCGTCGTCCGCCGTGCGGCCGAAGACGTGGATGATCGGCGTCTCCTCGTCGCCGCTGCCCTCGATCGTGTAGTCGACCTGGGTCACCGCGATCTCCACAGTACTATCGGCGTCGGGGTAACGCCGTGCGGCGGGGTCGGTGATCTCGGCGTTCGCCCCGCCGTCGCCAGCGACCGCTCGGGCTGCCGTCGCCGCTGCCGACCGATCGCTCCCGCCCGGTGCGACGCTGTCGCCGAGCGTCGCCTGCGTGGTCCCCTCCTCAGTCATGGAGTGTGGTTCGCCCCCGCCGGTAAAAATCCCCGCGGTCGTCGCGTCGAACCCCGGCCTGGCTTGCCGTTTCGGTCGCCGGGCAACGTCGGCCGAATCCGCAAACACTATTGCTTGGCACATGGTACCGCGATACAGCATGTCAAACGCTACCGATCGGCCCGACCCGCCCGCACGGACGGCCGCCGAACCGTCGCCGCCGGCCGGCCTCGAAACCACCGAACGCTACGAGATCGACGACGGCGTCGTGTTCTACGACGCGGCGAATCCGCTCGCGTGGCTCGAAGCGGGCCACGCGCTCCGGCTCGCAGACCAGATCTGAACCGGTACGGAATCCTTTTGCGCGGCGGACCCGGTACTCCGGGCGTGTCAGACGACTCGCCGGGCGATTCGACACTGGACGACGCCGGCGACTCGCTGCCGGGGACGGATCTCGGGTTCGACGTCGGGGCACTCGATGCGGAGCTCGGGCCCGACGATCCGTCGGTTTCGATCCCCGATACGTCGGACGCCGACGCGTCGCCGGAGCTCCTTCAGGCGTTCTGGGGGAGCGTCTTCGCGCTCAAGATCGGCGTGATCGCGGCGACCCTCGGCCTGCTGTTCGGGTTCTTCCAGGGTCGGTGGCGGCTCGCGGGGCTCGGCGTCGCGATCGGACTCGTGGCGTTCGCGAACGGCTATCGGCAGTACCGACGGTATCAAAACCGCTAACCGACCGTGGCCGGTAGAACGAGTATGGACACTGCCCGTATGGACACTACCCGGGACGACCGCGCGCTCGCGCTGCTGCGCGAGATCGACGCCAACGGGCCGTTCGCGGTGCGGACGCTGCTGTCGCGGTACGATCTCTGCGAGAGCGATCTCCACGGACTGTGTGCGGAGCTCCGGGCAGCGGGGTTGCTCGCGGAAGCGGAGGTGGCCGGCGAGCGCGGGTATCGAACCACCGAGCGCGCTCGGAAGGAACTCGAACAGGTCCGGAAAGCGTAGCTCCCCGTCCGTGACGGTGTTACCGACGATCACTTTCACTCCATACTGGGGTGTTTAATAACCACCCACCGGTTAGATCCACGCCAAATGAGGACGAGACGATGACCACGCTCCTCCACGTGAGCGATACCCACCTCGGAAAGCGCCAGTACGGGAGCGATGTTCGGCGGAAGGACTTCGCAGACGCGTTCGAGCAAGCCATCGACATCGCTCTCGGCACACATCCGGAGCACGACAACGACCCGGTCGACGCGGTAATTCACACCGGTGATCTGTTCGATCGGCGGACGCCGCCGCTTCCCGTGGTCAGAAACTGCATCCGAACGCTCCGCAAGCTAGAGGACGGCGAGATTCCGTTTTACGGCATCGTCGGCAACCACGAGCGGAAGATGGACGACCAATGGCTCGACCTCATCGAGGAGACGCGGACTGCGAGCCGTCTCAATCACGTGCCGACGACGGTCGGCGATGTCGCGCTCTACGGTATCGATTCGGTGACGAAGCCAGCGTGGGACGCCACCGAATTCGACCTCGAAGAACCCGACGACGGGGACGCCTTTCGACTGCTCTGTATGCACCAGTTGCTCCACCCTCCGGTGCCCGAAATCATGGCCGACCACGCGACCGCCGAGACTATCGAAAAAGCGGACCTCACAATCGACGCACTCGCACTCGGCGACTACCACGAAGCCGAGGAGGCGGTCGTCGACGGCGTCGATGTCTGGTATCCCGGTTCGACCGAACGCTGTAGCGTGGGCGAGGAGGCCCCCCGGAGCGTGTGTCTGCTTGACATCGAGGACGGAACGCTCAGACGGCGCGCGATCGAACTCGATACCCGGGAGTTCCGGCACGTCGCCATCGAGTTCGGCGAGGACGACGGCTACGGGCACGCAGAGCGCGTCATCGAGCGCCACGACCTCGATGGAGCGGTCGCGCTCGTCGGGCTGCGCGGCGAGCGGAGTTCGGTCACGGCGAGCGCGGTCTACGACCTCGCTACTGAGCGCGGCGCGGCCGTCTGCAAGGTCGACGACGACCGGGGACGCGAGGCGCTCGATGCCGAACACGGCCCGTCGGGAACGGTCAAGCGTCCGGACGAACTCATCGAGGAACGCCTCGCCGAGGCGTCGCTCGGCGGCGTGACGAGAGACGTCGAGGCGCGCGTTCGCGGCGACAACGACCTCGGGACGAGCCACGTGGCCGACTGGGCCGAAGAGCGCATCAGAGAGGCCCAGTCCACGGCATTCGACGACGGCGATTCGAGCGGCGAGACGGAACGTAACGGGGAAGCGGGCGTCGCCGACGCTGACGCCGCTACGGTTGACGACGACACGGTCGCCGACACCGATTCCGGCACCGCCGCCGATGGCGGCGAAGACTCGCGACTCGATTCGTGGACCGGGACGACGGAACACGACGAAAGCGGCGGAAACGAGACGGACGACGGGGAGGGACGACGGTGAAGATCAAGCGCCTGCGTCTGGAGAACGTCCGCAGCTACGACGATCAGACAGTCGAGTTCCCCGACGGCGTCATTCTCGTTCACGGCGAGAACGGCTCGGGAAAGACGTCGCTGTTGATGGGGATCTTCGGCGGACTCTTCCTCTCGAAGATCACGAGCGTGGGGTCGAACAGCTTCACGCTCGAAGACCTCGTGCGCCGCGGCGAGGACAGCGCGTGCGTCGAACTCGTCTTCGAGGTCGGCGGCACTGCGTACACCACGGAGTGGCGGCTCCATCGGACGAGCACAGCTTCGACGGCCGAGCTCACCTCCTCAGCGCTCTCAAATCCAGTCACGGGCGTCCGTGACGTCCGCGCGGCAGTGGTCCAGCTCGTCGGGCTGGACGCCGAGGACTTCGCCAGTTCGGTCTATGTCAAGCAGGGCGAGGTCGACCGCCTCATCGACGACGAGGACCGGACGACGACCATCGATAGCTTACTTGGACTTGACGAGATAGATAACCACACCGAGCGAATGAAACAGGCCCGGCGGGCGGCCGGTCGTGTTCGGGAGGCGAACGCCGAACGGCGGCGTGGACACCAGGAGGACCGCGACGAGTACGACCGCGATGAGGCCGACTTCCAACGAGAGATCACCGCGCTCACCGATGACATCGAGGCGGCGGAGGGGGACGTCGAGACGGCCGAAGAGTATCTCGGCAGACTCAAAGACCACCGACGGGAGAAGACGGCTGCGCTCGACCGCTACGAGGACCTCGTCGAGAAGGCGCGGGCGAAAGCCGAGCAGGTCGAGCGCGTCGAGGCAAAGCGCGGCGAACAGCAGTCGGCCATCGAAGACGCCGAAAGCGCCATCGAGGACGCAGAGGACGAAATCGAGCGTATCGAGGCAGAAATTGCCGACCTCGGCGAGGGGGTCGAGTACGACCTCGGTGACGAGGAAAGCGCCGAAGCGGCACGCGAGGGAGTCACCGCAGCGCTTACCGAGGCGAGCGCCGAGCGCGCCACCGCCGAGAGTAAACTCGAAAGCGCACGCGAAGAACACGAACGGCTCGTCGACGAGCGCGAAGCCGCGACCGAGACGCTCGACGAACTGACTGACGAGCGTGAATCGCTCCGCGAGCGGTACGAATCCATCGAAGAGCGTGCCGAAGCGGCTGAATCGGCCATCGAGGAAGCTATCGGGAAACGAGACCGTCGCGCCGCGTCGTTCCTCCCGAAGCCCGAGGCGGCGGACGTGACCGACGAACACCGCGAGGCGGTCGGGGAGCGTCTCGACACGCTCTGCGAGAAGCGCGAAGCGGCGACGAACGCACTGACCGAGGCACGCACGAAACGGGAGGTGAAGGCGTCGGCGCTTGAGGAGGCGCGTGCGGAACTCGCTGACCTCGAAGAGCGCCTCGATTCACTCGGCGAGCAACGTACAACGATCTGCGAGGAGATCGAGGCAGCGAAAGCCGAGGTGGAAGCCGCCGAGGGCGAACTCGCAGAGAGGGTTGAAAACCTCGCGTCGGACGGTGATGAACTCGGGATCGCCGTGTCCATCGAAAGTCTCGGCGAGGCCAGGAACGACCACCTCCCCGCCCGCCGCGACGAACTCACCGACGCGCTCGGGGACGCAAAGAGCGCGATCGCCGCTCTGAACACGGAGGAACGACAGTACACCGAAGATCTCGACGAGCTACGAAATCTCGGCGAGGGCGGGACGTGTCCGACGTGCGGGCAGGCGGTCTCGGAGGCCCACGTCGAGGACGAAATCGCCGAACTGGAGGACGAGCTCGCGGACATGCGCGAGCGGAAGGCGGCCAAAGAAAGCGAGCGAGAGGCGATCGCCGCGGAACGAGCCGACCTCGACGGACTTCGTGAGCGCATCACCGAAACCATCGAGTACCGCGACGACGCTCTCGAAGCGCGTCGAGAGAAACTCGACGACCTGTGCGAACGCGAGAGCGACATCGATGCCGAGGTCGCCGAGACGAGCGGCGAGGCCGACGCTATGGGAGAAGAGATCGCGCGCATCGAAGGCCAGCTCGACGACTTCGACGAGCGCATCGCCGCGCTCGAAACCGACGAGTCCGAGGCGCGCGAGGGAGTCTCTACCGGCGAAGCCGTGATCGAGGGGTTCGAAACCGTCGCGGAGCGCCGCGAAGCGCTCGAAGTGGCCGAAACGGAGCGCGAGGACGTCGTAGACGACATCAGGGATATCGAGAACGACATCGAAGAGAAACAAAGCGAGGTCGAGTCGCTCGACGGCGCGCTCGACTCTCAACGGGGGACAGTCGAGAACCGCGAAACGGCGCTGGCCGAGGCCCGCGAGCGCGTCGAGGCTGTCGAGGAGGCGAAATCGACGGTCGAGGGGGCCGTCGAGCGCTACGACACCATCGACGACCACGAAGCGACGATCTCTCGGGCGACCCAGCGCATTGCGGGGGCCGAGCGGGCTATCGAGGACTTCAACGAACAGTTGGCAACGCTGGACCGCGAGCTGGCGAAGGTCGAGGAGGAACTCGACGAACACGACGGTCGGGACGAGATCGAGGCGGAGATTCGAGAGACGGAAGCACGCATCGAGAAGCGCGAGGCGACGCGCGAGGAGTACGCCACTCGGGTGCGCCGGCTCCGTGACGAGCGAAGCAAACTCGAAATCGAGCGCGACAACTTAGAACGGCTGAACGAGCGCATCGAACGTTGCGAGCGAAAGGAGCGCTGGGCCGACGACGTCTACCAGGAGATCGAGATGGTGCTCTCGGTGTACCAGCGCGTGAAATCCGAACTCCGTGAAGAGTACCTCGCGTACATCAACGAGTACACGAACGAGGTCTTCGGGAAAATCTACAAGAACACCGGCTACCAGCAGGTCCAGATCGAGGAGATCCACAACGAGCGCCGGGAGACCTACGACTACGCGATTCGGCTGTTGCGCGACGATGGGGCCCGCGAGAACCCGACGAACGCGAGCGGCGGCGAGCGCGCCATCGTCAACCTCGCGCTCCGGGCGGGCATCTATCGGCTCATCGCTGAGATGGGTGGTGGCGACCGGAGTACGCTGCCGCCGTTTATTCTCGACGAGCCGACGACGTTCCTGGACGAAGGCCACGTGGGCCAGCTCGAACGAATGCTCCGGACGCTCGACGACTGGGACGTCCCGCAGGTAATCGTCGTGAGCCACGACGAGCGGTTGATTCACGGTGCGGACCACGAGTGCGCCGTGAGGAAGGACGCCGCGACGAAGACGAGCCGCGCCGAGATGCACGTCGCGGGTCAGTCTCGGGGCGCTGATGGCGGGGATGTCGGCGTCGCATCGGGAGGTGACGACTGAGTGGACCGGAACGCGTTCGGTGTCGTCAGACAGCTGTTCGAGCACATCGATGAGAGCGTGCCGGGCGAGCCGGTCTCTCAGACGGAGTACGCCCGTCGCCTGTTTTCCTTGCTCGGGCGTGACGGCGGGCAGGTGGAGGCACTTGGCGAAGTGGACTGTATGAAGACGCGGACGACCGACCTCGGCACGTGGAGCGAGGATCCGTGGGCCGAGCACACGTACGGTCTCGACGCCAGCACCACCCGGCCGATGGAGTACAACAACGGGCTCGTCGTCGATACCGCGAACGCGAAACTCGGCGTCTCGGGTGCGAGCGGCGACCGTGCGCTCGAACGGGCGGGAACGATACGCTCGGTCGTGTACTTCGACGACGATGAGAGTCGCTTTTTCACCAGCGCGTTCGAGGACGGGAGCGGGTACGTCGACGGCGAAGTGCTCGCCGTCCCCGGAACCGCCGACCGAGCGGCAGACGTCACGCGGTGGATATCGACGGCAGCACAGCGCCTCGCCGAGGGCCGACACGCCCTCGAACACGCGGAGACCATCGATGGAGCGTTGTTCATCGATGGGTCGACCTATCCGCTGGGTGTCCTCTACTGGCTCATGCTCGAAACCGTCGACCGGATGCCGGTGCCGGACACGTGGGAGAAACCACGAGAGATCGTCGCAAACTATGTCGACCTAGTCGACGCCCTCTACGAGAAGGACCTGCCGGTGCTCGGAGTCGTGAAGACCTCGATGACCGGCCAGGTTCTCGACGCGCTCGAAGCGAAGATCGACCGTCACGATCTCACCGACGAAGACGGGCACACGCTCGACGTCCCGTGGCGACGCGACCACCAGTTCGTCGGCGAGGTGCTGCGCGACGGGAGCCTGAACCACCTGACGTACACCTCGTGGCTCGTCCACGAGCAGAGCATCGATGGCCGGCCGTTCGAGATGTTCTCGACAGTCGCAGACCAGTTGAGACACGGCGACCCAGCCGACTACCGCCGTGCGTTCTTTTACGTCCGCCTGCCGAAGACGGGTGGCGTGTTTCGCGTCGAGACTCCGCTGCTGATGCTCGAAGACGACGAGCGCCGCGGGGCAATCCAGCGAAAGGCGCTGAAGGAGATCGCCCGGAGCAGGGACGTTCCCCAAGCGGTCAAGCGTGCTGACCGCATCGCCCGCATCAGTCCTGACAACCGCGAGACGATCCGTGAATTCATCACGTCAGCCGAGAGCTACCACGATTACAACGAGGATGGCCGCTGGAAGGACATCGAGGACCCGAATGAGGTAACCCAATGAGCGACAATCCACTTGAGGACGACCCCTTCGAAACGGACGACGACCGCACCGACGACACTACTGGAACCGATATCAACGACGGGACGGACGCGACCGGAACCGTCGACGACTCGGAGGAGGACAGCGAGCAGGCTGGGACGGTGCTGTCCGAACAGCGTGTCCCGAACTCGGCCACCGATCTCGGTTCCCGTGAGATGGGCCACGTGCTCGCGAGCGAGACAATCCACGTTAGCCGGGACGAGTACACGGTCAACGCCTACGTCGCCACCGAGCGCCGTGATCGAGTGCGGGTCGGCGATTACGTTCAGATTCCGTATCCCGACAGCGAGGACGTCCTGTTCGCCGTTGTCGACGGGTTGCGCTACGAGCCATACACCGACCTCGACGATCGCTCTGACACGCACAACCTGATCAACCGCGAATCCGCGCTCGACGAGTCCGAGTTCGTGCTGGTCGCCGAACTCGAACCGATCACGATCCTCTCCGTCGATGGCGACGCCGAGGATGCGGGCGAACAGCATAAAGAGAGCAGCGAGGCGCTCTCACGGGGTATCGTCAACAAAGTCCCGAAGCCGAACACGGGCGTCGAACTCACCGAAGACGAAGCCTACCTGCGCGAGGGGCTGAACATCCCACACTCGGGCGTCTTCTGTGGGTATCTCTCGGTCGGCGGCAGCGCGATGGAAGTGAACGATGAGCCGTTCCCTTACTACCTCGCCAACCCAGGCATCGGTCTCGATGGGGAAATTGAGCCGGGCGAACCGGCTGTCTTTCGACACGCGCTCGTCGCCGGATCGACCGGAAAGGGGAAGACCCACTTCGCAAAGAACCTCCTCCGGCAATTCATGGGAGAGAAACGCTATCCGATAGAGAACCACGAAACCGGCGAGCTCGAACGAAGTCGGCTGAACGTCGTCGTCTTCGACCCCGAGAACGAATACTGGCAGATGCGCGAGGACGGCGACCTGCCCGACGGGGCACGACAGCGACTCGAACGGAAGGGCATCGAGGTCGGCGGCGTCGATGATTTGGAGGTGTTCGTGCCCGACGTGGCGAACACGACCGCCCCGGCAACGGGCCAGAGTCGATCGTTTTCGATCCCCTTCTCGCTGGTGCGCTCGCGGCCGGAGCTATTGATGCCATACGAACCAACCCCTGTAACCCGCGGCGCGCTCGAAGGCTGTCTCTCCTCGTACTTCGAACAAGAGGGTGGGACACCGACCTACGAACGATTCAGGAACTATCTTGACGCAAACGTCGACGAAAATAGTTCACTCAGGCAACAGCACGAGATCGCCGATGGGACCTGGAGCGCGGTCATGCGTCGGGTGAAGGGTGGAGACGGAGCCTTCGGTGATGTGTTCGATGGTGGGGGCGGCGGAAGCACCGGCGCGAACCCGCTCAACGAGATCTCGGGCGAGCTGTTCCGCGAGGGACAGGTGACGGTGATTCCGACCGGCCACCTGCGTGGCGGGAAAGAAGAACTCGTCGTGCTCTCGGCCCTTTCTTACGTCATCGAGAATAAGATATCCGATCACGATGTCGATAGCCACGTCAAAGACACGCCGCTGCTTCTGAGCGTCGACGAGGCGCACAACTACCTCTCGGGAG from Halococcus salifodinae DSM 8989 encodes:
- a CDS encoding DUF7331 family protein codes for the protein MSNATDRPDPPARTAAEPSPPAGLETTERYEIDDGVVFYDAANPLAWLEAGHALRLADQI
- a CDS encoding DUF7322 domain-containing protein; protein product: MSDDSPGDSTLDDAGDSLPGTDLGFDVGALDAELGPDDPSVSIPDTSDADASPELLQAFWGSVFALKIGVIAATLGLLFGFFQGRWRLAGLGVAIGLVAFANGYRQYRRYQNR
- a CDS encoding DUF7346 family protein, which encodes MDTARMDTTRDDRALALLREIDANGPFAVRTLLSRYDLCESDLHGLCAELRAAGLLAEAEVAGERGYRTTERARKELEQVRKA
- a CDS encoding DNA repair exonuclease, with the protein product MTTLLHVSDTHLGKRQYGSDVRRKDFADAFEQAIDIALGTHPEHDNDPVDAVIHTGDLFDRRTPPLPVVRNCIRTLRKLEDGEIPFYGIVGNHERKMDDQWLDLIEETRTASRLNHVPTTVGDVALYGIDSVTKPAWDATEFDLEEPDDGDAFRLLCMHQLLHPPVPEIMADHATAETIEKADLTIDALALGDYHEAEEAVVDGVDVWYPGSTERCSVGEEAPRSVCLLDIEDGTLRRRAIELDTREFRHVAIEFGEDDGYGHAERVIERHDLDGAVALVGLRGERSSVTASAVYDLATERGAAVCKVDDDRGREALDAEHGPSGTVKRPDELIEERLAEASLGGVTRDVEARVRGDNDLGTSHVADWAEERIREAQSTAFDDGDSSGETERNGEAGVADADAATVDDDTVADTDSGTAADGGEDSRLDSWTGTTEHDESGGNETDDGEGRR
- a CDS encoding AAA family ATPase; translation: MKIKRLRLENVRSYDDQTVEFPDGVILVHGENGSGKTSLLMGIFGGLFLSKITSVGSNSFTLEDLVRRGEDSACVELVFEVGGTAYTTEWRLHRTSTASTAELTSSALSNPVTGVRDVRAAVVQLVGLDAEDFASSVYVKQGEVDRLIDDEDRTTTIDSLLGLDEIDNHTERMKQARRAAGRVREANAERRRGHQEDRDEYDRDEADFQREITALTDDIEAAEGDVETAEEYLGRLKDHRREKTAALDRYEDLVEKARAKAEQVERVEAKRGEQQSAIEDAESAIEDAEDEIERIEAEIADLGEGVEYDLGDEESAEAAREGVTAALTEASAERATAESKLESAREEHERLVDEREAATETLDELTDERESLRERYESIEERAEAAESAIEEAIGKRDRRAASFLPKPEAADVTDEHREAVGERLDTLCEKREAATNALTEARTKREVKASALEEARAELADLEERLDSLGEQRTTICEEIEAAKAEVEAAEGELAERVENLASDGDELGIAVSIESLGEARNDHLPARRDELTDALGDAKSAIAALNTEERQYTEDLDELRNLGEGGTCPTCGQAVSEAHVEDEIAELEDELADMRERKAAKESEREAIAAERADLDGLRERITETIEYRDDALEARREKLDDLCERESDIDAEVAETSGEADAMGEEIARIEGQLDDFDERIAALETDESEAREGVSTGEAVIEGFETVAERREALEVAETEREDVVDDIRDIENDIEEKQSEVESLDGALDSQRGTVENRETALAEARERVEAVEEAKSTVEGAVERYDTIDDHEATISRATQRIAGAERAIEDFNEQLATLDRELAKVEEELDEHDGRDEIEAEIRETEARIEKREATREEYATRVRRLRDERSKLEIERDNLERLNERIERCERKERWADDVYQEIEMVLSVYQRVKSELREEYLAYINEYTNEVFGKIYKNTGYQQVQIEEIHNERRETYDYAIRLLRDDGARENPTNASGGERAIVNLALRAGIYRLIAEMGGGDRSTLPPFILDEPTTFLDEGHVGQLERMLRTLDDWDVPQVIVVSHDERLIHGADHECAVRKDAATKTSRAEMHVAGQSRGADGGDVGVASGGDD
- a CDS encoding DNA double-strand break repair nuclease NurA, with translation MDRNAFGVVRQLFEHIDESVPGEPVSQTEYARRLFSLLGRDGGQVEALGEVDCMKTRTTDLGTWSEDPWAEHTYGLDASTTRPMEYNNGLVVDTANAKLGVSGASGDRALERAGTIRSVVYFDDDESRFFTSAFEDGSGYVDGEVLAVPGTADRAADVTRWISTAAQRLAEGRHALEHAETIDGALFIDGSTYPLGVLYWLMLETVDRMPVPDTWEKPREIVANYVDLVDALYEKDLPVLGVVKTSMTGQVLDALEAKIDRHDLTDEDGHTLDVPWRRDHQFVGEVLRDGSLNHLTYTSWLVHEQSIDGRPFEMFSTVADQLRHGDPADYRRAFFYVRLPKTGGVFRVETPLLMLEDDERRGAIQRKALKEIARSRDVPQAVKRADRIARISPDNRETIREFITSAESYHDYNEDGRWKDIEDPNEVTQ
- a CDS encoding helicase HerA domain-containing protein, whose protein sequence is MSDNPLEDDPFETDDDRTDDTTGTDINDGTDATGTVDDSEEDSEQAGTVLSEQRVPNSATDLGSREMGHVLASETIHVSRDEYTVNAYVATERRDRVRVGDYVQIPYPDSEDVLFAVVDGLRYEPYTDLDDRSDTHNLINRESALDESEFVLVAELEPITILSVDGDAEDAGEQHKESSEALSRGIVNKVPKPNTGVELTEDEAYLREGLNIPHSGVFCGYLSVGGSAMEVNDEPFPYYLANPGIGLDGEIEPGEPAVFRHALVAGSTGKGKTHFAKNLLRQFMGEKRYPIENHETGELERSRLNVVVFDPENEYWQMREDGDLPDGARQRLERKGIEVGGVDDLEVFVPDVANTTAPATGQSRSFSIPFSLVRSRPELLMPYEPTPVTRGALEGCLSSYFEQEGGTPTYERFRNYLDANVDENSSLRQQHEIADGTWSAVMRRVKGGDGAFGDVFDGGGGGSTGANPLNEISGELFREGQVTVIPTGHLRGGKEELVVLSALSYVIENKISDHDVDSHVKDTPLLLSVDEAHNYLSGAKTLRGKYIIERAREAAKQGRKDKLGLLMITQNPEDIDDEVLKQTNTNVFLGLRDEVVEKVPSVPAEFKRDIPKFSKGQAVVKAPDVEAVEVIGLPYCVTKHGKHDN